A single Candidatus Neomarinimicrobiota bacterium DNA region contains:
- a CDS encoding peptidylprolyl isomerase, whose translation MVVNGEAVRLGQFTEKYESFLMTTSIPDNLRSRHIFTDALIDEVLFLAWADSTGLLNSARHQQELRAIDEQLLLNRLYQEQIRDKITISDQLFRETYRWSKSDLHTRHLFAKDRQTAENLYQRLLVGEKWEDLAREAFRDPVLAGNGGDLGFRRLGDLDPAYEVAAYQLADGEISPPVMTRTGYSIIQVLEREYDPFLIEEEFQVQKAKLRRIIMSYLKRPSVRAYTDSVLASLNIQFHPEELGRLIDQLDLLTTAADDYQVKSLNALVVEFGEPRESWTIGQALDRLRYLSPGYQQQIDAEENLKRAIAGLIVQDRLLAEARAHNYESEPEFQQASQQAKKSYTIVQVLKYIIDHARLSEDELRNYYDLNSAELASEPKYEIMELVLADPDTAALIHQLLQGGYRFEELAQRYSLRKETAERGGYLGWGTIDQFGGLKSVLREAEIGALLGPINLGGMDIIVKVLDIQPSAALTLEEARPIIEHRLATQTRRQAYESFRHQLREKAAIRIDSTGIREFAIVGEST comes from the coding sequence GTGGTCGTCAACGGCGAGGCCGTTCGACTGGGCCAGTTCACCGAGAAGTATGAAAGTTTCCTCATGACAACATCCATCCCTGACAATCTGCGTTCGCGACACATATTTACCGATGCCCTCATTGATGAGGTCTTGTTCCTGGCATGGGCTGATTCCACCGGTCTCCTGAACAGTGCCAGGCATCAGCAAGAGCTGCGCGCTATTGATGAACAGCTACTTCTCAACCGGCTCTATCAAGAGCAAATCAGAGATAAGATTACCATTTCAGATCAATTATTTCGGGAAACTTACCGGTGGTCTAAAAGCGACCTCCATACCCGGCACCTATTTGCCAAGGATCGGCAGACGGCTGAGAACCTGTACCAGCGCCTGCTCGTGGGTGAAAAATGGGAGGACCTCGCCCGGGAAGCCTTCCGCGATCCCGTGCTGGCGGGTAATGGCGGTGATTTAGGATTCAGGCGCCTCGGTGATCTGGATCCGGCTTATGAAGTGGCGGCCTATCAACTGGCTGACGGTGAGATTTCACCTCCAGTGATGACCAGAACGGGGTATAGCATCATACAGGTCCTTGAGAGGGAATATGATCCCTTTCTTATTGAGGAAGAGTTCCAGGTTCAGAAAGCCAAGCTGCGGCGGATCATCATGTCATACTTGAAACGTCCCAGCGTCAGAGCCTATACGGATTCGGTGCTTGCCTCCCTTAACATCCAATTTCATCCGGAGGAACTGGGGCGGTTAATCGATCAGCTGGACCTCTTGACGACAGCGGCAGATGACTACCAGGTGAAGAGCTTGAATGCGCTGGTGGTAGAATTCGGTGAGCCGCGAGAGTCCTGGACCATCGGCCAGGCCCTGGACCGGCTAAGATACCTTTCACCCGGATATCAGCAGCAAATTGACGCGGAAGAGAATCTTAAAAGAGCTATTGCCGGCCTCATTGTCCAGGATCGATTACTGGCTGAGGCGCGGGCGCACAACTATGAGTCTGAGCCGGAGTTCCAGCAGGCTTCCCAACAGGCGAAGAAGAGCTATACGATCGTCCAGGTCCTGAAATACATCATTGATCATGCCCGGTTGAGCGAGGATGAACTCAGGAATTATTATGATCTGAATTCTGCCGAGCTAGCATCTGAGCCAAAATATGAAATCATGGAGCTTGTTCTGGCCGATCCCGATACGGCGGCGTTGATTCATCAATTACTCCAAGGCGGTTACAGGTTTGAAGAGCTGGCCCAGCGCTACTCCCTCAGGAAAGAGACGGCTGAGCGCGGCGGCTATCTGGGTTGGGGTACCATTGATCAGTTTGGAGGCCTCAAATCCGTACTCAGGGAAGCCGAGATTGGTGCTCTACTCGGCCCAATTAATCTTGGCGGAATGGATATTATAGTGAAGGTTCTTGATATCCAGCCATCGGCCGCACTTACACTTGAGGAGGCACGTCCGATAATCGAACATCGTCTTGCAACCCAGACCCGCCGGCAAGCCTATGAAAGCTTCCGTCACCAACTGCGGGAGAAAGCCGCGATACGGATCGACTCGACAGGCATACGAGAATTTGCTATAGTAGGGGAGAGTACATGA
- a CDS encoding glycoside hydrolase family 13 protein: protein MRKYPSFRKSGFVGFLLVVCICVSCQTIRRHPTAAPEWAADAVWYQIFPERFRNGDPGNDPTRPLDSPEAIPGWRVHPWGSDFYHRQPWEQNLRPDDFYWMHLNRRYGGDLQGIIDKLDYLAGLGVNALYLNPIFDADSHHKYDGNTYHHIDYQFGPDPGGDKALVEQAQETEHPSSWVWTKADRLFLKLLAEAHARNMHVIIDGVFNHVGRSHFAFKDVMENQQRSPYADWFEITAWDDPNTPENEFDYHGWWGIKTLPEIREEHGTMVDGPKQYIFDSVARWMDPNGDGDPSDGVDGWRLDVVEDMGTRWWKEWHVHVRRINPNVFTTAEIWGIKPRLLRENLFTSSMNYPFAMAVVPFVGGQERKLLPSAFDEQLAEARKAYGFDTSLRLQNLIDSHDTDRMVSMLNNPDRNYDRHARPDQHPGRYDIRKPTEKERHLQKLMVALQVTCVGAPMIYYGDEVGMWGEDDPGCRKPMLWDDIIYEDETEHPLGWERSRDTVAPDHDLLAFYRSAIALRRKHSALRRGSYQTILVDDERELFGFTRWNDEEALVAVVNNSDEPQDLELADASQWEVLFTVGELSHANDGGQVMGPRSFVLFRK from the coding sequence GTGCGAAAATATCCATCCTTTCGAAAGTCAGGCTTCGTGGGATTCCTGCTTGTAGTCTGTATATGTGTCAGCTGTCAAACCATTCGGCGCCACCCGACAGCAGCGCCAGAGTGGGCGGCAGATGCCGTTTGGTACCAGATTTTTCCTGAGAGGTTTCGCAACGGTGATCCGGGCAATGATCCCACTAGGCCCCTTGACAGCCCTGAAGCCATACCGGGCTGGCGGGTGCATCCCTGGGGGTCTGATTTTTACCACCGCCAGCCATGGGAGCAAAATCTACGACCGGATGACTTCTACTGGATGCACCTGAATCGCAGATATGGGGGCGATTTGCAGGGTATTATAGATAAGCTGGATTACCTGGCCGGATTGGGCGTGAACGCGCTGTATCTCAATCCCATTTTCGACGCCGACTCCCATCATAAATACGATGGCAACACGTACCATCACATCGATTACCAATTCGGACCTGATCCGGGCGGTGATAAAGCCCTTGTCGAGCAGGCTCAGGAAACCGAGCATCCCAGCTCCTGGGTCTGGACCAAGGCGGACAGACTTTTCCTTAAGCTGCTGGCAGAAGCCCATGCCCGCAACATGCATGTGATTATTGATGGAGTGTTCAACCATGTCGGGCGCAGTCACTTCGCCTTCAAGGATGTGATGGAGAACCAGCAACGTTCACCCTACGCGGACTGGTTCGAAATCACCGCGTGGGACGATCCCAACACACCGGAAAATGAATTTGACTACCATGGATGGTGGGGTATAAAAACGCTTCCGGAGATCCGCGAAGAGCACGGGACCATGGTTGATGGCCCCAAGCAGTATATATTTGATTCTGTAGCCCGCTGGATGGACCCCAATGGTGACGGGGACCCCTCCGACGGCGTTGATGGTTGGCGCCTCGACGTGGTTGAAGACATGGGCACCAGGTGGTGGAAAGAATGGCACGTCCACGTGCGCCGGATTAACCCCAATGTCTTCACTACGGCCGAAATCTGGGGTATCAAGCCCCGTCTGCTTCGGGAAAATCTGTTCACGTCTTCCATGAACTACCCGTTCGCTATGGCCGTAGTGCCTTTCGTCGGTGGTCAGGAGCGAAAGCTGCTGCCTTCCGCCTTTGATGAGCAGCTAGCGGAAGCCAGAAAGGCTTATGGTTTTGATACCTCCCTTAGGCTGCAGAACCTGATCGACAGCCACGATACTGACCGAATGGTCTCGATGCTTAACAATCCCGACCGTAACTATGACCGTCATGCCCGGCCTGACCAGCATCCAGGGCGGTATGATATCCGCAAACCAACGGAAAAAGAAAGGCACCTGCAGAAACTGATGGTGGCCTTGCAGGTGACCTGCGTCGGAGCGCCCATGATTTACTATGGTGATGAAGTGGGAATGTGGGGCGAGGATGACCCGGGCTGCCGCAAACCCATGCTGTGGGATGACATCATCTATGAGGACGAAACCGAACATCCCTTAGGATGGGAACGTTCCCGGGATACCGTCGCTCCGGACCATGACTTACTGGCCTTCTACCGCTCTGCCATTGCCTTGCGGCGCAAACACTCAGCACTGCGACGGGGCAGCTACCAGACCATCCTGGTTGATGATGAACGGGAACTGTTTGGCTTTACACGCTGGAACGACGAGGAAGCTCTCGTCGCTGTAGTAAATAATTCGGACGAGCCCCAGGACCTCGAACTGGCCGATGCCA